The following proteins are encoded in a genomic region of Candidatus Omnitrophota bacterium:
- a CDS encoding peroxiredoxin — MEEFICKKVHMPVIGEIAPSFEADTTQGHIKFPEDYQGKWVILFSHPADFTPVCTTEFMTFASMEKDFEAMNCKLIGLSIDSHYSHIAWLRTIKEKIEYKGMKDVEVNFPVIADLTMEVAHKFGMIQPGESNVSAVRAVFFIDPEKKIRALMYYPLSTGRNFQEIKRILISMQTVDKYNIATPADWQLGEDVIVPPPGSCGTAKERVDGAEKSGIKCLDWFMCLKPLKLK, encoded by the coding sequence ATGGAAGAGTTTATTTGTAAAAAAGTACATATGCCGGTTATTGGAGAAATTGCACCTTCATTTGAGGCAGATACAACGCAAGGGCACATTAAATTTCCAGAAGATTATCAAGGAAAATGGGTAATTCTTTTTAGTCATCCAGCTGATTTTACTCCTGTTTGCACGACTGAGTTTATGACTTTTGCTTCGATGGAAAAGGATTTTGAAGCAATGAATTGTAAGCTTATTGGACTTTCAATCGATAGCCACTATAGCCATATTGCGTGGCTAAGAACTATTAAGGAAAAAATAGAATATAAAGGAATGAAGGACGTTGAAGTTAATTTTCCAGTTATCGCAGATTTAACTATGGAAGTTGCTCATAAATTTGGAATGATTCAGCCTGGGGAAAGCAATGTAAGCGCCGTAAGAGCGGTTTTTTTTATTGATCCTGAAAAGAAAATAAGAGCACTTATGTATTATCCTTTGTCAACTGGACGTAATTTTCAAGAAATTAAGAGAATTTTAATTTCTATGCAAACGGTAGATAAGTATAATATTGCAACTCCTGCAGATTGGCAGCTAGGGGAAGATGTTATCGTCCCTCCTCCTGGGAGCTGTGGAACGGCCAAGGAAAGAGTTGATGGAGCAGAGAAATCTGGGATTAAATGTCTTGATTGGTTTATGTGTTTAAAACCGCTGAAGTTGAAGTAG
- a CDS encoding ferritin family protein translates to MPEFGTPFSGLAKDKKISNEELIRSVRFMIAAEYEAIQLYVQLAESTDNKLAQDVLLDIADEEKVHAGEFLRLLKELDPDEQGFYDEGAKEVEEEINKK, encoded by the coding sequence ATGCCAGAATTCGGAACGCCTTTTTCAGGGTTAGCAAAGGATAAAAAGATAAGTAATGAAGAGTTGATTCGCTCAGTTCGCTTTATGATTGCAGCAGAGTATGAGGCTATTCAGCTTTATGTGCAGCTTGCAGAATCAACTGATAATAAGTTGGCTCAGGATGTTCTTTTGGATATTGCTGATGAAGAAAAAGTTCATGCAGGAGAATTTCTTAGGTTGTTGAAAGAATTGGATCCAGATGAACAAGGGTTTTATGATGAAGGAGCTAAAGAAGTAGAAGAAGAAATTAATAAGAAATAA